CGTGTTCGGTACAGATGAAAATTTGATAAAATGGGTCATATCCATGTTTAAATCGATATCAATTACAAATTGTTCACAAACTATACAACTATTCCCTATATTTGACCATAGAAAGGATACCAAGGATATTttctttgaaattatttttcctttttaccaTTGTTTACGCTTGATATTGAGGAGTTTTGTTTACCATAAACTCTTGAAACGGCTAAAGGCCATTGCACTATCACTTATTCCTCTAATTCGACCCCTAGTCCCCTGATCCCCTCCACTAAGCAATGATTCTAACATAGTTTTATGGCTTTACCAATAAAGTCCTATGCATTCGATTCCACAAAAGAATCTTATTCCTTTTAAGCACTAACAAGCAATCATAGATCACTTATATTCCTTAATTTACTAATACTAACAATATAGAGTATAGTTTAACATAaacaattttaataattaaataaatcaataaataaataaaacacatTTCCTAACAGCTTAATCACATAATATTGCTCAAATCAATAATTAGCTCAAATAAAAATTACCCCATTAAACACATTCCGAAATCAAATTTCTAATTTAATAAGTACAAAATAGAAAATACAGACCGCGGCAGCAATGAAGGTCTTGTCACCGATCTCAGAAAGCACAGTCATGGCCAATGATTTggtaaacccctaaaatttcaaatttaattaaaaaaaaaaacaggaaaaatagaaattaagaaaaaaaagtatacaaataaaaagaacgtaaaaatggaaaaataaccTGAACAACGGAAAGAGACATCTCCGTTTGGTGAGACGGAAAATGGTGGACAAAAATGGGAAAATTCAGTGGTTTATTGTTCAGCTGGTGTTGCAGGGTTGAGGAAGACGGAGAAGTTTATTTAGTTAGAGTAAAGGAAGGCGACAGGGTTGACAACAGCCTCCTTGTTTAGAGCTATTATTATTTCAATGTTGATTTTTGCGTATGGGTTTACACAAAACTTAGGGTCGCCAAATTATCTTGCTTTTAAATAAGGGTTTGCTGATGAAGCTTAGCTCACCTTTGTGGCCTGTATTTTTAGTTTAAAGTCAATGATTTATTTGCTCTTTTTTATTACTTTCTACTTTCGGAATATTTTCTTTATACCTTTGTTGattccattccctttacccATTCTCTTTCTTTCCCTTTGTTGATTCCATTCCCTTTACCTCGTGTGAATCAAACGCCCCCTTAGGTTAATTCAGTGTTAGGAATGACTTCTTAATATGAGAAGCAGTGTATAGAGATACTTAAAACGAAAAATACTCATGTGACTATATCTATACGAAACGTCAAAATATATAAGATTCAAAATTGTCCTCGTTATAGTTGGTAAGAATGAGTAATGACCAAAAGAGTAAATGTGTGGTGTGTTTAACTTGCTTCCTTATGCGAGAGCTTTGAGTTGAAAATTCGGGTGAGGTTGATATGATGAGAGATCGTATTTGTCCTTTGCCTGCTATACATACAAAGAGTTAACCTTATCTTAATTGAAATAATTAGTAGAGTAACCCAATAAATAGAAGTAAAACTTTATAAACTCGTACTCGACTTAAAAGAAATATACGAATTAAAATGTTAAATGTTATTTCAATTTAATTTTGTCTAATCTTTAAGTACATATAATAAAAACAGTCTTAACACAACGGCCATAGTTTATTTTCTTAGACAAAACTTCCACTTTGGACTACTTAAACCTACAAAACTTATACATTACCATTTGTTTGTCCTTTGAGATTGTAAGGTAATACTAAGCTGATAATATATCGTCGTCTCATGCATGGAACGAAACAGTTACACCTTGCTAGATATAATaatgttaaaaaaataatatttgttTGTCATTAGGAaccctcaaaaaataaaatgaagaaaaaacaagtttttattttattgtaccTTTCAAAAACAAGAATTAGTTGTATAATAAATACTTTATCCGTTCTacattacttgttacacttacatttgcacaaagttttaggtcaCAAATGGTTTTTTGgttattaattgttattttattgaaaaagtagatgtgataagtgttattgatatatttttttaattgtatgAGATGAGGTGTGGGGAGACAGTATAATAATTGTGGAATGTTTCTTAATTTGAAAGTGTTACATGTAATGtaagaagaataaaaaataaaagtgtaaTGATTAATGTGGGACGAAGGGTAACAAATAATGTGGAACGGACGAAAACATTTTCAATTAGCTTAAAAAACGGGGTtcgttttttcgcatatctgatatgtgtggaaacacacatatcaactaaaagacaaatagctaaaagacaaaaaaggaagtatcattcatgttaaaaaaagtatcattctgtaaaaaaaagtaccatttgtgtttagaaaagtaccatttaattaattttttgtcctttttcctattttgtcttttgttctgatatgtattttcccatacatatctgatatgtatttgtacttcctctAAACAACGTGGTATCCTTCCTATACTCACAATCACATGACTACATGCTACATCCGGTGATTAAAGGGAAGGGGAAACTTCCTAATGGGCCAcaatattttgtttgttttgtcttAATAGTTTACGGGCTGATTAAAGGAAAGGGAAAATTTCCTAATGGGCCAcaatatttgtttgttttgtcTTAATACTTCATGCTTATGGTTAACAGAGTGAATAaatgatacggagtatattgTATTCAATGTAATAAATCATGATACATCTCAACCTCTAGTCCTCACATTCAAACATAACATTGACAAGAAAGTATCACAAAAACACCATGAATAAATAACAAGTAGTTTGTCTTACATATGTGGCAAATGTTGTTGTTGGAAGGCTAAAATCATGGTCGTCTAACTTAATTTGTTGTAACAGCTTACTACCTAAACATCTTTTTTATGTGCTCATCTAAAGCTCCTTTTCCTAATTATAACTTGTTATTATTGGATAACCTCCTTTAAATCTCTTCTAACTTATTTCTCCCTATTTGATATTTGATCCCAACTTGTCTCAAATGGCTAAAATAAACCCTCTTTTCAACTTTTATCTTTTTGCAATCTTGTTTTTACCATTAGCTTTTTGTAGGAATTCTATTTTAACCTCAAATACTAAAAGCTTAAATGTGAAAAGTTGTCTTAAAAAATTAGGTCGAAATTTATCAAATGTGCAACATTTTGAAAGCAGCAATAAGTCATCTCTTCACTTAAAGCTACACTCACGTAATACGTTAAAGTTATTGCATAAAAATAAAGATGACAACTATAAATCAATAGTTTTGACTCGGCTTAGTGAAGATAGTAGTCGAGTTGAGTCAATCCAAAACCGAGCTAGTGTTGCCGTGGAACAGAATCTAAGAGCCCCCATCATCTCGGGTGTAAGCAGAGGGAGCGGGGAGTACTTTAGTCGTGTGGGGATCGGAAACCCATCGCGTGAAGTATATGTGATTATTGATACAGGGAGTGACTTAAGTTGGGTACAATGCCAACCTTGTAGTCAATGTTATACTCAACCCGACCCTGTCTTTGAGCCGACCCAATCCAGTTCATTTGTGTCTCTTCCATGCAACTCCACAAAATGTAATACCCTCGACGAATCTGAGTGTCGTACAGGTAGTTGCATATATGAGGTGTCTTACGGGGATGGGTCTTACACGACGGGAAACTTTGTTACCGAGACAATAACTTTTGACGGTGGGGACGTCGTTCATGATGTCGCAATTGGTTGTGGTCACAACAATGATGGGTTCTTTACTGGAGCAG
This genomic stretch from Spinacia oleracea cultivar Varoflay chromosome 3, BTI_SOV_V1, whole genome shotgun sequence harbors:
- the LOC110775287 gene encoding protein ASPARTIC PROTEASE IN GUARD CELL 1-like, with the protein product MAKINPLFNFYLFAILFLPLAFCRNSILTSNTKSLNVKSCLKKLGRNLSNVQHFESSNKSSLHLKLHSRNTLKLLHKNKDDNYKSIVLTRLSEDSSRVESIQNRASVAVEQNLRAPIISGVSRGSGEYFSRVGIGNPSREVYVIIDTGSDLSWVQCQPCSQCYTQPDPVFEPTQSSSFVSLPCNSTKCNTLDESECRTGSCIYEVSYGDGSYTTGNFVTETITFDGGDVVHDVAIGCGHNNDGFFTGAGGLLGLGGGALSLPSQINATSFSYCLVDRESNSTSSLNFDTNTSILPADPTLITAPLLSNPTAETFYYLGLTGLSVGGTSLAIPTTSFVIDKDGSGGVIIDTGTAVTRLESRVYELLRDEFRKGTSHLPMADEVAIFDTCYDLRGQESVEVPAVEFHFAGGKSLGLPAKNYVIPVDTEGTFCLAFAPTTASMSIIGNVQQEGIRVGFNLVYSLVTFQPNQC